A segment of the Streptomyces sp. Tu 2975 genome:
CGCCTCGGACCGGCTGGCCGCCACCATGAACCCGGGCTTCCTGGCCGCGCTGATGCGGCGCACCGGCCGATCGATGGACACCATCGATCTGGTGACGGTCGCGGAGGCACTGCCAGGGGAGCCCGGCGTCGAACTGCGGGAGATCCAGGACCGCGAACACCCCCGGGTGGTCGGCGCCCTGAAGCGCCGCGACGAGGTGCGGGTGTGGGCGGCGGACGGGGGGCTGCTCGTCCTGGGCCGGGGGCTGGCGGGCCGCTGGGAGGTGTCCCTCGAGGTCGACGAGGAGGCACGTGGCCGGGGCATCGGCCCCCGGCTCGCCGTCGCCGCCCGACATCTGGTGCCCGGGCCGGTGCTGTGGTCCCAGCAGTCCCCCGGCAACGCACGCAGTGTGCGGGCGTTCCAGCGGGCGGGTTTCCGGCCGGTCGCCTCCGAGGCGCTCCTCGCCGCGCGGTGACGCCGCGCGAGCGCCGCCCCGGGCCGGTCGGCCGGGGCGGCCCGAACCGACCCGAGGCACTACTCAGACCCGCAATGCTCAGTGAATCTCACCCTGACCGGGATAGTTATGCATGGAATGCCAGGCAAGTGGGTGGGATCACCTACGATTCATTGACGATATCCCCTGTCTAATACCTTTTGCCCGCTTATGGGATTTTGGAGATGAGGCGTCCGTCTGTCATAGTCGATGACACGACCCCCATTGACCCGGGCCAGGTCGACATCAGCGGCCGTGGATACACCCCCCGATCCACGGCGCTCCACACAGAAGCCCCCGAGTCGCCGCCATCGCGGCGTACGGGGGCTTCTGTGCGTCGCGGGCACGCCGGCGTCCGGCGCGCGGTCAGCGGTCGGCGACCCGCATCTCGAACCAGGTGGTCTTGCCGCGCGCCAGCAGGTCCACGCCCCAGCGGTCGGCGAGCTTGTCGACGAGGAACAGTCCTCGGCCGCTGGTGTCCATCTCGGCGACGGGCATCAGACAGGGCAGCCCACGGGACGGATCCCGCACCTCGATGCGGATCCAGCCGCGGCGGCGCAGCATCCTTAAACCGAACACCCGCGCTCCGGTGTGACGTACCGCGTTGCCGACGAGCTCGGAGACGAGCAGGACCGCGTACTCGCCGGTCTGCGCCGGCAGTGCCCACTGGCGCAGCACCACGCACTGGGTGAGCCGGCGGGCGGTGGCGGCGGACTCGGGCCGGGAGGGGAGGCGCACCTCCGCTTCGGTGGGGTTGCCGTACAACTCGACGGCCTGAAGCGCCTGTTCGTCGTCGGCGGCCGGTACCCACCGTGCGGCGGTCGCGCTGACGCGCTGCCGCGGTTGTCCCACACCCTCGAGGCCCGCCATGTCTCCATCATGGCCCCTGCCGTCCGTCCATGTGGCCGTTCCCGCGGAACGGAGTCCCTCGGTGCAGGACGGCCCGACGGGCTCGACTCGAAGCAGGACGGCCCGACCGGCTCGAACGGCATCCGGCCTCGGCGCCACAAGGCGCGGCCCACCCGCCTGAGCTTGGGCGAAGGCCACTCTCACGAGTGATGCCCGACCCATGGCTGCCGCCCGACGCCGGCGTGCCGGCCCTCCGCCCACCGCTACCAGGTGCGTGGTATCAGGCCATTTGTCATGCGGCGCCCTCCTGAGGGGCCCTCGATGGCCTGCGCCGTCTCCACGGTCCGGGTACGCATCCGGCCAATCCGCCACCTCGTGCGCCCCTGTGCTTCCGAAAGCCCCGTTCCCCGGACGATCGCGGGGGCACTCAGAGGAGGGGCGGATCAGGAGCGTCACGCCGGACAGGTGTGACGGGTATACCAAGGGTGGGAAATGATACGGGTGACCGTGGTGTACGAGGCCGGGCTGCTGCGGGCGGCGCTCGGGGAACTTCTGCGCTGTGGAGGCGAGTTCGATGTCTCCTCCGTCGCGCACTGGCCGCAGAGACCGACCCCCGGCGCTCCTGTGCCGGACGTGTACGTCATCGACGCCGAGTGTCTCGAGCCGGCCAGGGCCGCCGACCGGACGGCGGCCGGCAGGGGCGCCCTCGTGGCACTCGTCCCGGCGCAGCGACCAGGGGTGCTGCGAAGGGCCTATGAGGCCGGTGCCCTCGGGTTCGTCGACAAGGACGGCTCCAAGAGCCGATTACTCACAGCGGTGCGCCGCGCGGCGAAGGGCGAGCGGTTCGTGGACGAGGCACTCGCCGCCGGATTCCTGGCGGCTGCGGAAATGCCCCTCACCCGGCGGGAGTTGAGCGTGCTGGCGCTGGCCGCCAAGGGACAGCCGATCGCCGAGGTCGCCGCGTCGTTGCACCTGTCCCAGGGGACGGTCCGGAACTACATGGCGAGCGTCATCCGCAAGGTGGGGGCCCGCAACCGGGTGGACGCGATCCGCATAGCGCAGGGGGCCGGCTGGACCTGATCCGGGTCTGCGGACCGGCCGCTGCGGCTCGTACACGGACGCGGCCGCTCACGGCGCGCCGGCCGTGTCAGCGGCCCGTGCCGTGCCAGTGCCCCACCAGGTCCCGGTACAGAGCGGAACGCACGAGCAACTCCTCGTGCGTTCCGCACCGGGCGTCTGTGCCGTCGAGGGCGAGGACGCGGTCCGCCCGGAGCGCCGACGACAGCCGGTGGGCCACCACCACCAGGGTCCCCGGCCGGGCAGCGAGAGCCCGCTCCGCCACCGCCTCGGTCGAGGGATCGAGATGGGACGTCGCCTCGTCGAGCAGCAGCACGGGCGCCGGGGAGAGGTGGGCACGGCCGAGGGCGATCAGCTGCCGCTCGCCCTGGGAGAGGGTCCGCGGTGCCAGCGTCGCGTCCAGACCGCCCACCCTGGCCACGAGCGGCTCCAGCTCCAGCGCCCGCACGGTCTCCTCCACGGCGGCTCGCGGAGCCTGCGGCCGCAGGTAGCACAGGTTGTCCCGGAGCGTGCCGGTGAACACGTACGCGTCTTGGGGCAGAAGGGTGCGCAGTCCCGTCAGGTCCGTGGGCGGCGCCGGCACGAGGGGCTGCCCGGCCAGCCGCACCGCCCCCTCGGAGGGTGCCAGCGTGCCCGCCACCACCTGGAGCAGTGTCGACTTGCCGATGCCGCTCGGCCCGACCACCGCGAGGTGCTCCCCCTCGGCGACGGACAGGTCCAGCCCGTCCAGGACGGGACGCGACCGCGCCCCGAAGGAGAGCCGGACGCCCCGCAGTTCCACCGCCGCCCGCCCGGTCAGGGGACCCGGCCCGGAGCCTGGGGCGGGTGGGGCGACGGCCGTGTCCGGGTACGGCTCGGTGAGCCGGCCCAGGACCACGAGCAGCCGGGCGCCCGCGGCGCCCAGCACCGTCATCAGCGAATGCAGGGCGGGAAGCAGCGCCTGGAGCAGATAGGTGAGGGCGCCCGCCAGCGCTCCCGCCGAGACCCCTTGCCCCAGCAGCCACGGCGTACAGACCAGGAGGAGGAGGACCGGCAGCTGACCGGCCACCGCCACGGCGAGCGTGCGCACGGCCGCCCAGCGGGCCATCGACCGTGCCGCGGCGGCGGCCTCGCCGACGTCGAGCCGACCCCGTGCGGCGGCCGCGTCCTGCGTGCCGCAGGCGACGATGTCGCGCAGGGCCGTCCGTACGCCCTGCGCATGCCGGCCGATCGCCTCGTCGGCGTCGAGGTAGCGGTGCTGGGCGCGGGCCATCGGCAGCAGCGACATGACGAACAGCGCGACTCCCAACAGCAGCGGCGGCAGCACGATCAGCAGGAACTGCGGTGCCAGTGACAGCAGGCCGACGACGGCCCCCGCGGCGACGAAGACGAAGGAGCGCGCGGTGAGCACAAGCCCCGCGAAGCTGTCCCGGGCGATCTCCGTCTGGCTGGTCAGCCGGGAGACGGCGGTGCCGTCGACCGAGCCGCCGGGGGCGGTGGCCTTGCGCAGCGCGTGCATCACCGCGCGGCGGACCAGAGCGTCGCGCAGCGGCTCCGTCAGGTCGGCGAGCAGGGCGAAGACCCCGCGGGTGACGGGGGCGCCGAGCAGAATCACCCCGGCCGCCAGCACCAGCCAGAGCAGACCCGTCACGGTGTCCGCCCGCAAGAAGCCGTCGTCGAGTGCTCTGGCGACCCCGTAACCACCGAGGAACGTCTGCACGGACTCGGCGGCGGACAGCGCCATGAGCCCGAACATGGTCCGCTTCCTGCCCAGGAGGAAACGCCGGGCCGGTGCCGCCAGGCGGCGGGCGGCCACCCGGTCGGTGACGGCGGGGCCGTGACCGGGCCGGGCGGCGTTCCGGCTCATCGCCCGGCCTCCCGGCCGCGGCGTGCGACCGGGGCGGCGGGCGGGCACCCGGTCGGTGAGGGCGGGGCCGCACCCGTGGCACGTGTCGGCTCCCGCGCAGGCACGCGGACCGCCTCGGCGGGCGGATCCGGCGCCGACGGAGGGCTCCCCGCTGTCGACGGGACGGGGGTGGCCGACTGTTCCGGCACAGGCCCGGGGGTGAACACCGCACGGTAGTCCGGGTCCCGCCACAGCGCGTCGTGCGGCGCGACGCGTCGGACGCGGCCCGCCTCCAGCCAGATCACCAGGTCGGCCCGGGCGGCGGTGGACACCCTGTGCGCGACGACCAGCCGGGTGCCGGTGAACGAGGCACGCGACAGCGCGAGTTCCACCTGCCGTTCCGTGGCGGTGTCGAGGCTGGAGGTCGCGTCGTCCAGGATCGTCAGACGCCCTCGCCGTACGAAGGCCCTGGCCAGCCCGAGGCGTTGCCGCTCACCTCCGGACAACGGCGCCTGGTCCAGCGGTGTCTCGTACCCCTGGGGCAGCAGGCGTACGAAGTCGTCGGCGTGCGCGAGGGCCGCGGCGTGCCGGACCTGCTCCCCGCTCGCGGGGACTCCGGCCGCCACGGCCTCGGCGACCGTGCCGCCGGGGAACTCCGGCCGGGCGAAGGCGTAGGCGACGCAGGCGCGAAGGTCGCGCCTGACCACCCGGGACAGCGGTACGCCGTCGAGGAGCACCTGTCCCGCGTCCGGATCCTCGAGCCGGCCGGCGACGGCGGCGAGGCTGGACTTGCCGGAGCCGGACCGGCCCACCACGGCGGCCGTCGCGCCTCCGGGCACCTTCAGCGTCACGTCCGTGAGCAACGGCACGCCGCCGCGCACCACACCGACTCCTCTGAGCTCCAGGGTGCCGGTTCCGTCGGCCGGCAGGACGTCGCCGCCGTGGGGCATCGGCTCCAGGTCCGCGAGCTCGGCCGTGCGACGGGCCGCGCTGCGGGCCCGCACGAGCGCGCCGAGCGGGGAAGCGACCCCGCCGACGCCCGCTGCGAGCGCCGCGTAACGCGAGGCTGCCATCAGTTCCCCCACGCTCAGGGCGCCTTGGGAGACGCGGACCCCGCCCACGGCGAGGACCGCGGTGACGAGCAGCGGCAGCAGCACGCCGCTGTGTGCCACGGCACGGCCGTGGACGGTCCACATACGCCGTCCGTGCAGGGCCAGTTCGTCGAGCGGGGCGAGGACGCGCCGCGCCTCGCGGCCGACGGTGCCTGCCGCGGCGACCGTACGGGCGCCCTCCAGGGCCTCCGCCAGCCGGGCGGCGATGTCGGCCTGCACCCGCTGGTAGCGGCCGACACTGTCGGACGAGTGACGGGCGAAGGCACGCAGCAGCAGAAGCAGCAGCGGAACACCGGCCAGGAACACGGCAGCGGTCCACGGATCGATGAGCGCGAGGGCCACGAGAGCGCCCGCGGGGGCGAGCAGGGAGGAAACGATGGTGGCGAGCGCCGCGGGCGCGGCGCCGCTGTCCGCCGCGTTCACACACAGCCGGGCGGCGACGTCACCGGAAGAGTACGCGTCCGCCTTCCCGATCGGACTGCCGAGCAGCCCCGTCAACGCCCGGATCCGTACCCAGGCGGTGGCGCGGGCGTTCGCAAGTTGGCTCAGCAGGACGCGTGCTGCCTCCAGGAGGACCTCACCCGCCAGCAGCACGGCGCTCAGCGCGAGCCATGGCCCAGCCCCTGGGCGTCGGTCCAGCATCAGGTCCAGCGCGTGCCCGATGACGGCCGGTACCGCGAGCGCGCACCCGGCGGCGGCCGTCGAACAGAGGCCGAGGACCGCGGTGGTGAACCAGGTGCGCCGCACCGTGCCGCGCAGGAGTGCGTCTCCTCCGCTCACCGGCGCCGTACGGCCGTTCTCCCGCCGGCCCTCGCCTTCGGGCTTCGCGGCCAGCTGCCCCTGGTCACGCCGTTCCTCGTCACGCTGCCGCCTGTCCCGCATCCGCTCGGCCCGTTCCAGCTCGTCACCTCTCTCCGCCATCCGGCGCTCGTCCCGGCTCTCTTTGCGAAAGACGCACCCCGAGGCCGCTCCGGGGCGCGGCCGGGCAGAACCGTCCGCCGCCGCGGGCCCGGCGTTCCGGACGCCGCGGCGCCCCCGGAGATGTGCTCCGGGGGCGCCGGGACTCCGCCGCGACTCCCGCCGCTCGCGGAGCCGCGCCGGATCAGTTGCAGGTGGTCACACTGAGGCTGCTGTCACCGCACAGCAGCAGACTGGCGCGGCTGCCGGTCTCGACGTCGCCGATGGCCTCTTCCTTCGGGGTCTCCATCGACTGCAGGTCGAGCAGGGTCATGATCTTTTCCTCTCTGTCGGGGACGGTGCTACTGACGACCCCGTGACGGGGCCGGTTCTTGGGGGTGCCGCAGCGGCGGCAGGAACGGCAGCTGCGCCGGGCGGTCGCCGAGCGCCGCCGCCAGTGCCAGCAGGCAGCCGGCCGTGCCGGTGGACAGGTCCATCGACAGCCGCATCATCTGCTCACCGGGAAAGGCCAGCCGGCCTTCGTAGGACATGGCGTGCCAGGCCAGCGAGCGGATCTGACGGCGTACGTCCTCCGCTGTGGTGCCGGGGCCGCCCGTGGTGGTGCGCGCGAGGTGCAGGACCATGCCGGCGGCACCGCGGAAGAGGCCGGGCTGTGCGTAGAACGTGGCCTGCGCCGCCCGGACGATCTCGCGGCGTGCCTGGTCGAAGGTGTCGTCGCGGCGGTGGGCCGCGTAGTCGTCGAGCACCATGCCGATGCCGACGCTGCCCGCTCCCAGGTAGGGCATCGTGCGCCAGCCCTCGTCCACCTGGAGGGTGCCCGCGGCACCGTGCACGCAACGGGACAGGTCGTCGCTCAGCGCCTCGGCGGCGAGGTCGAGCAGCGCGGTGTTCCCGGTGCGTTCGTGCAGCCGCACGAAGAGCAGCGCCCGGCCCGCGGACCCGTGCAGCAGCCCGGTGCGCCGTGGGCTCCGCCCGGTCCCGGCGTCCGCGGGGACCGGGCGGGCCGTCAGGTCCGCGCAGCGGAGGGCGGCGTCGTGCAGGGCCGTCTCCCCGGTGGCGGCAGCCAGTGCGTCGAAGGCGAGGCCGATTCCGGCCGTGCCGCTGTGCAGGTCGGGCGAGAGCGCCGACCAGTCCTGTTCGAGAATCCGATGGGCGAGTTCCAGGGCAGGGTCCGTGTGTCCCAGCCGGTGAAGGGTCCAGGCGATGCCGGCGAGGCCGTCGTAGAACCCGAGCGGAGTGCCCGAGCCGGGTGCCTTGGCATGGCGCAGCAGCCACTCCTCGGCGGCGGGGCAGGCCGGGGAGCCGCTCTCGTGGAGCGCGTAGAGCACTCCGGCGGCACCGTGGCCGAAGCCCGCCCCGCCGCCCGCGGTCGCGAACTGCGCGATGTCGCCGGGGAAGTACCGGTCCTCGCGCTCCGGGGTCGCCGACGCGAGGATCGCCTCGGCCATCGAGTCGCGGCTGCGGGGCCAGTCGTCGGGTTCCACGGGGAGGAACCGGACGGGTCGTCCCGCCGGCGCGTGGAGCGGCCCGGCGGCCGGGTCGCGGCCGATCTCCCGTACGGCCTCGTCGAGGAAGTCGCGGGGCACCGGGAAGTGCCGTGCCGCGAGGTCGGCCAGGTGCGCCGCCTTCTCCCGGTCGACGGCGAGCAGGCTGGTGAGCGGCAGGAACAGCGCGATCCGCAGGCAGGCCAGCGCGTAGCGGTCGACATCGGTGCCGCGCCGGTCGGCGGGTGCGACGAACGCCGGGTGGGCGACGATCTGCCGGCCGCGCTCCTCAACGGGGCGTGCCGCTTCGAAGTCGAGCAGGACGACGGACTCCTCGTCCTCGTCGACCATGATGTTGAACAGGTGCAGGTCGTTGAAGACCACTCCGCGCGCGTGGACGTCGGAGACCGCCCGTTCGACCAGGCCGTGCATCCGCATCGCCCACCGCGTGTACTCCTCCAGCCGTTCGGGCGAGGGGTCCGCGTCGATCAGCGGGTGCCTGCGGGCGAAGAAGGAGTTGAGCGGCCGGCCCGCCACATGCTCCAGTGCGAGGAAGTGGTGCTCGCCCAGCACGAAGCGGTCCACGACCTCCGGCGTGCAGGCGAGCCCCGACAACTGCCGCAGTGCCCGGTGTTCCCGGTCCAGGCGGGTGACCGCGTCGGCGCCGTCGGCGGCGAGGCCGGCGTACGGGCGGGCCTCCTTGAGCACGACCCGCCTGCCGGTGGCCTTGTGGTGTGCCTCGTAGACGCCGCCGCCGTTGGAGAAGTGCAGCGCCTTGTCGACGGTGTACGGCAGGTCGGTGACGGCCACCGCGCCACGGGCCTCGAGATGGGGCCGCAGATAGTCCGGCGGGGTGATCCATTCGGGTATGCGGAACACCGGTTCGCGCGGATCGGGCACGAGCGCGCCGGCACCGTTCTCGATCGCGGGGCGCAGTTCGCCGTGCTCGTCGTAGCAGTGGCGGCGGGTGAAGCTCCCGTAGCGCAGGTGCACCGGTCCCGCGCCCCAGCGCAGGTCGCTGAGGATGTACGGACCGGGCTCGCCGTCGAGGAGCGCGGCGAGGTCGGCCGCGATCCGGCCGCACCGGGCGTCGTCCGCCGGGTAGACCGTGATGAACTTGCCGCTCGCCGCCCGGTCGGCGTACTTGGCGTTGCGCTGGTGCAGCAGGTAGCGGCTCGGGACGAACTTGAACGCCACCTCGTGCGCCAGGCAGTACGCCCGGACCTTGGCGAGCACCGACTCCGCGTTGCCGAGAGAGGCGGAGACATGGATCTTCCAGCCCTGGGACGGCAGCGCCTGGTCGACGGGCCTCAGGGCGAGCCAGTCTCCGGTGCGGTGGCTGAGCCAGCCCTCGGGGACCGGCAGCCGTGCCGCCTCGTACAGGGAGCCGTGAGAAGTCTCCGCCGCGGACTCAAGGCGGTGCGGCGCGTCGTAGAAGCGCCGGTCGGCGTCGCAGAAGACCGCGTACCCCTTGTTCACGCGCACTCCCTCGGTCGGTGACAGGAGTGACGTTGTCACGCGCCGCCAGGCGCCCGACAGTCACCGCTGTCACCTTCCGGACGTGCGGTACGCACAGGTAACCAGGGCCGGACGGGGCGGGCCTGGGCGAGCCCACGGCCCCGGCACGGAACCGGGGCCCGAGTCCGACCGGGACGGTCAGAGGAACTTGGCCTTGCCCGGACCTTCCTCGACGAAGCTGCGCATGCCGCGCTCCCGGTCCTCCGTGGCGAACAGGCCCGCGAACCAGTTGCGTTCCACCGCGAGCCCGGTCTCGATGTCCGTCTCGAGCCCGGCGTCCACCGACTCCTTCGCCGCGCGCAGCGCCAGCGCGGGTCCCTTGGCCAGTGCCGAGGCCCATACGTGCGCCTGCTCGTACACCTCGGCGGCGGGGACGACACGGTCCACCATGCCGAGGGAGAGCGCCTCTTCCGCCTTGACCATGCGGCCCGTGAAGATCAGGTCCTTGGCGCGGGAGGGGCCGATCAGCCGGGACAGCCGCTGGGTACCGCCCGCGCCCGGGATGAGGCCCAGCAGGATCTCCGGCTGGCCGAGCTTGGCGTTGTCGCCGGCGATCCGGTAGTCGGCGCAGAGCGCGAGTTCACAGCCGCCGCCGAGGGCGTAGCCGGTGACGGCCGCGACGACGGGCTTCGGGATACGGGCCACGGCGGTGAAGGACTCCTGCAGGGCCCGGGAGCGCACGACCATCGCCGCGTGGTCCATGGCCTGCATCTCCTTGATGTCCGCGCCCGCCGCGAACACCTTCTCGCCGCCGTAGAGGATCACGGCCCGCACGTCGTCGCGGCGGCCGGCCTCCTCGGCGAGCTCGCGCAGCCGGTCCTGGACGGCGATGTCGAGGGCGTTCATCGGGGGCGGTCGAGCCTGATGGTGCCGACGCCTTCGGAGACTTCCAGTGAAACGGTCATGCAGCAGAGGTTAGTGCGCGTTAACGCGTCGGGGCCCGGTGCTGTTGCTCACAGCACCGGGCCCCGAGTCGCGTCCTACTCGGTCCACTCGGACCAGGACATGTTCCAGCCGTTGAGGCCGTTGTCCGGAGCGATCTGCTTGTCCTTGGAGTTCTTCACGATCACCACATCGCCGATGATCGAGTTGTTGAAGAACCAGGCCGACGGGGTGTTCTTGTCGTACGCGCCGCGCACGTCCCGCAGCCCGATGCACCCGTGGCTGACGTTCGCCGAGCCGAACGTCCCGGCCGAGGCCCAGTAGTTGCCGTGGACGAAGGTGCCCGACGTGGACAGCCGCATCGCGTGCGGCACGTCCTTGATGTCGTACTCGCCGCCGAAGCCCACGGTGGCGCCGTTCATCCGGGTCACCTTGTACTTCTCGCTGATGACCATCTGACCGTTGTAGGTGGTGGTCGACGGCGCGCCGGCGGTGATCGGGATGTTCTTGATCTCCTTGCCGTCGCGCACGATCTTCATGGTCTTGGCGCTCGCGTCGACGGTGGAGACCTGACTGCGGCCGATGGTGAACGAGAAGGTCTTGGCCTGCTTGCCGTACACGCCGGGGCGGCCTTCGACACCGTCCAGATTGAGCTTCACGGTGACCTTCGTGCCCGCGGCCCAGTACTTCTCGGGACGGAAGTCGAGGCGGTCGTTGCCGAACCAGTGTCCCTCGATCGGCACGGACGGCTCCGCGGTCACCGTGACGGCCTTCTCGACCGCCGCCGGGTCGGTGATGCCACGGGTGAAGTTGATGGAGACCGGCATGCCGACGCCGACGGTGGACCCGTCCTCGGGCGTGTAGTGGCCGATGAAGGTGTTCTTGGGCACCAGCGTGGTGAAGGTGGTGTCCTTGGCCGACTCGCGGCCGTCCGCGTCCTCGGCGACGGCGTGCACCTTGTACTTGGTGGCGGCCGCCAGGTGCTGCAGCGGCTGCCAGCCGGCGCCGTCCGCGGCGATCCGGCCCTCGATCCTCGTGCCCTTGTCGTCCTGCACGGTGACCGTCGTCAGCTTGCCCTTGGCCGC
Coding sequences within it:
- a CDS encoding DNA-binding response regulator, which produces MIRVTVVYEAGLLRAALGELLRCGGEFDVSSVAHWPQRPTPGAPVPDVYVIDAECLEPARAADRTAAGRGALVALVPAQRPGVLRRAYEAGALGFVDKDGSKSRLLTAVRRAAKGERFVDEALAAGFLAAAEMPLTRRELSVLALAAKGQPIAEVAASLHLSQGTVRNYMASVIRKVGARNRVDAIRIAQGAGWT
- a CDS encoding GNAT family N-acetyltransferase, yielding MSDELGRILAAATQGQFPPADGGVTVVDRPGARDEGVVAFTAHSVVFTAEDPEWIRAELAATASDRLAATMNPGFLAALMRRTGRSMDTIDLVTVAEALPGEPGVELREIQDREHPRVVGALKRRDEVRVWAADGGLLVLGRGLAGRWEVSLEVDEEARGRGIGPRLAVAARHLVPGPVLWSQQSPGNARSVRAFQRAGFRPVASEALLAAR
- a CDS encoding Ig-like domain-containing protein, encoding MNGQPISGASARAGRGRGGAVLSGLVMGAMLVLTACGGGSSAKGGDKDPGGKDGSGKVENAASQAVVTISPKDGADAVATMGALKVTAAKGKLTTVTVQDDKGTRIEGRIAADGAGWQPLQHLAAATKYKVHAVAEDADGRESAKDTTFTTLVPKNTFIGHYTPEDGSTVGVGMPVSINFTRGITDPAAVEKAVTVTAEPSVPIEGHWFGNDRLDFRPEKYWAAGTKVTVKLNLDGVEGRPGVYGKQAKTFSFTIGRSQVSTVDASAKTMKIVRDGKEIKNIPITAGAPSTTTYNGQMVISEKYKVTRMNGATVGFGGEYDIKDVPHAMRLSTSGTFVHGNYWASAGTFGSANVSHGCIGLRDVRGAYDKNTPSAWFFNNSIIGDVVIVKNSKDKQIAPDNGLNGWNMSWSEWTE
- the lanKC gene encoding class III lanthionine synthetase LanKC, with translation MNKGYAVFCDADRRFYDAPHRLESAAETSHGSLYEAARLPVPEGWLSHRTGDWLALRPVDQALPSQGWKIHVSASLGNAESVLAKVRAYCLAHEVAFKFVPSRYLLHQRNAKYADRAASGKFITVYPADDARCGRIAADLAALLDGEPGPYILSDLRWGAGPVHLRYGSFTRRHCYDEHGELRPAIENGAGALVPDPREPVFRIPEWITPPDYLRPHLEARGAVAVTDLPYTVDKALHFSNGGGVYEAHHKATGRRVVLKEARPYAGLAADGADAVTRLDREHRALRQLSGLACTPEVVDRFVLGEHHFLALEHVAGRPLNSFFARRHPLIDADPSPERLEEYTRWAMRMHGLVERAVSDVHARGVVFNDLHLFNIMVDEDEESVVLLDFEAARPVEERGRQIVAHPAFVAPADRRGTDVDRYALACLRIALFLPLTSLLAVDREKAAHLADLAARHFPVPRDFLDEAVREIGRDPAAGPLHAPAGRPVRFLPVEPDDWPRSRDSMAEAILASATPEREDRYFPGDIAQFATAGGGAGFGHGAAGVLYALHESGSPACPAAEEWLLRHAKAPGSGTPLGFYDGLAGIAWTLHRLGHTDPALELAHRILEQDWSALSPDLHSGTAGIGLAFDALAAATGETALHDAALRCADLTARPVPADAGTGRSPRRTGLLHGSAGRALLFVRLHERTGNTALLDLAAEALSDDLSRCVHGAAGTLQVDEGWRTMPYLGAGSVGIGMVLDDYAAHRRDDTFDQARREIVRAAQATFYAQPGLFRGAAGMVLHLARTTTGGPGTTAEDVRRQIRSLAWHAMSYEGRLAFPGEQMMRLSMDLSTGTAGCLLALAAALGDRPAQLPFLPPLRHPQEPAPSRGRQ
- a CDS encoding ABC transporter ATP-binding protein — protein: MAERGDELERAERMRDRRQRDEERRDQGQLAAKPEGEGRRENGRTAPVSGGDALLRGTVRRTWFTTAVLGLCSTAAAGCALAVPAVIGHALDLMLDRRPGAGPWLALSAVLLAGEVLLEAARVLLSQLANARATAWVRIRALTGLLGSPIGKADAYSSGDVAARLCVNAADSGAAPAALATIVSSLLAPAGALVALALIDPWTAAVFLAGVPLLLLLLRAFARHSSDSVGRYQRVQADIAARLAEALEGARTVAAAGTVGREARRVLAPLDELALHGRRMWTVHGRAVAHSGVLLPLLVTAVLAVGGVRVSQGALSVGELMAASRYAALAAGVGGVASPLGALVRARSAARRTAELADLEPMPHGGDVLPADGTGTLELRGVGVVRGGVPLLTDVTLKVPGGATAAVVGRSGSGKSSLAAVAGRLEDPDAGQVLLDGVPLSRVVRRDLRACVAYAFARPEFPGGTVAEAVAAGVPASGEQVRHAAALAHADDFVRLLPQGYETPLDQAPLSGGERQRLGLARAFVRRGRLTILDDATSSLDTATERQVELALSRASFTGTRLVVAHRVSTAARADLVIWLEAGRVRRVAPHDALWRDPDYRAVFTPGPVPEQSATPVPSTAGSPPSAPDPPAEAVRVPAREPTRATGAAPPSPTGCPPAAPVARRGREAGR
- a CDS encoding ATP-binding protein; this encodes MAGLEGVGQPRQRVSATAARWVPAADDEQALQAVELYGNPTEAEVRLPSRPESAATARRLTQCVVLRQWALPAQTGEYAVLLVSELVGNAVRHTGARVFGLRMLRRRGWIRIEVRDPSRGLPCLMPVAEMDTSGRGLFLVDKLADRWGVDLLARGKTTWFEMRVADR
- a CDS encoding ABC transporter ATP-binding protein, translated to MSRNAARPGHGPAVTDRVAARRLAAPARRFLLGRKRTMFGLMALSAAESVQTFLGGYGVARALDDGFLRADTVTGLLWLVLAAGVILLGAPVTRGVFALLADLTEPLRDALVRRAVMHALRKATAPGGSVDGTAVSRLTSQTEIARDSFAGLVLTARSFVFVAAGAVVGLLSLAPQFLLIVLPPLLLGVALFVMSLLPMARAQHRYLDADEAIGRHAQGVRTALRDIVACGTQDAAAARGRLDVGEAAAAARSMARWAAVRTLAVAVAGQLPVLLLLVCTPWLLGQGVSAGALAGALTYLLQALLPALHSLMTVLGAAGARLLVVLGRLTEPYPDTAVAPPAPGSGPGPLTGRAAVELRGVRLSFGARSRPVLDGLDLSVAEGEHLAVVGPSGIGKSTLLQVVAGTLAPSEGAVRLAGQPLVPAPPTDLTGLRTLLPQDAYVFTGTLRDNLCYLRPQAPRAAVEETVRALELEPLVARVGGLDATLAPRTLSQGERQLIALGRAHLSPAPVLLLDEATSHLDPSTEAVAERALAARPGTLVVVAHRLSSALRADRVLALDGTDARCGTHEELLVRSALYRDLVGHWHGTGR
- a CDS encoding SapB/AmfS family lanthipeptide, whose product is MTLLDLQSMETPKEEAIGDVETGSRASLLLCGDSSLSVTTCN